From Xiphophorus couchianus chromosome 7, X_couchianus-1.0, whole genome shotgun sequence:
gtctaagTTCTCCATTATACAGCCTAAAATATGTCAGAGTGAACCTGAGTTATTCTGAAATATGTGTGGACACCCTGTCCCGACACATGCCTGGTTACTCCCGGCAACAGACATGTTTTCCCTCAGCAGTTAGAATCTCTCCTTACCTGATAAAACCTGCATCATCATcacaaaaagctgatttttcttgtttttaaattctaatcTTTCCATCTTATTTACATCCATGTatccgtctgtccgtccatccCTTTGCCTGGTCATGTGGGGGCTGGTGTCCGTCTCCAGCGGTCACCTTGACTGCGTTGCCACCTTGTgcccaattaaaatgaaatgactcTACTGGATTAAAGAAAAGGACAAACTTTATTgagaaaaagacattaaaaaaatcatgataAAAAATAAGCAGACAGAGATTCTCCAACCGTCTCtctctcgcacacacacacacacacacgcacacacccaaacacactgTAGTGAATCCTGTTCTCTATCTGCATATATTCCTCTCTCATCACCAGCCAAACATGTACTCCATTGCTTTGGAAACAAAGCTGTCGTCCTTCCTGGGCGTCTGTCTGTCCGTCACCACCTGAGCGTGGACAGATGTACACAGATGTTCAAGCTGAAGCGATTGAGAACGATTCTGCATGCAGAGAcagaagctgcgtttccactacaagtgtgcgcaaaactttggtGTTTAACTAATGtcgaaaaacacaattttggcGTGGCGgtgtttccgttaaataagaaattaaatgaaaatccCACGTGAATATGTTTGCTCACGCAACAGATCGTTAAAACTGGACCATCATCCTTTGCTGACCCAAGTGTTGATTAtatgacttgtgtgatgtgacaaaagtgtttccattgcagctttgcaaaatacaataattttgaTAATGGCCAAAAAATATGACGGTGTagtagacaaaaacaaagaaagaaatagatGTAGATGGTAgtaaattttcaccaaaatactcagaaattttgaactaagttttttttagttttctagaaagaaaactaggttttcttatttttttcaagcaaatttgcaaattttcaaactcagaaatttccacttttttttctagaaaatttctgagactaATCTCTTCATTTCGGAGttctttctagcaaattttcgacttttcaaattcagagattttcttgttttttgtagaTTTCTGAGATATTTTTGGCTGATATATactcatcctttttttttctatgtataatcaatcaatcacattttatttgtatagcacatttcagcagcaaggcatttcaaagtgctttacatcatatcaaacacagaaacacaaagtcatcaagcaagttcttgcttttgcatccataaaaggttttcCGGTTACACTGTTATATGGAACGAAATAcctattggtatttttattcccactcacgctcacaatcacgcagtttaaaacgatgtaaacagtCTTTCAACGGGCTTCCGGCAATGGACAATGACCCTAATACACTGACATAGGAAAgccacaaaacacattttcactaagcaaattcattttcgTAATTCCAACTTGCGCAATTTTAAGGTGAATGGAAATGCAGACAGAGTGAGATGGAGATGTGAAGTCACCTGGTAGTCGCTGCCGGAGCTCCTGTAGGAAGCGCTGAGGGGCCGGATGGCGGACCGAGGGGTGGAGgggagagcagaggaggagacggagagggGCGGAGAGACGGCTTCACTGCTCCCCATCACACTCTGGGAGAAACGATGAAGGGTCAAACCTCCAATTtaagtgaaacagaaacagacggCATGCTGGGTAACAGCAGGAACGCACCTTGTCTATACAGGGCTTAACTCCCACCATGATGGAATCTCCGAACACCTTCCCGTCTTTGGACAGGGCTTTCCTGGCCTGCAGTCTGGACTGGTACTGGAGGTGCATCCAGTTCCCAGGAGACGCCATCTGCCAACACATCaccagtttgtgtgtgtgccagTCAATCAGTTTGTAGCTGAGAGAAACCACTAAAACCAGTAACTAGCTGCTCTCACCGTGTGTTTGAGAATGTTTCCATACTGAGCGAACTGCAGCAGGATGTAGGACGCTGAGGCTGGAGGGAAACTGAAACACACATCAGTGACTTACTATACTGCTGCAGTCAAAGTGCTTTcatactgtttttctttatgacCGTAACATGACCAAAAACGGTGTATATTAAAATACTTTCCAGTGATTTCTGCAAGCGACTGCAAAGCTAAAAGGCTAGAACGAGGTCGAGTATGAATACCCAAAGACCGTGACCCAGGTCTGGTCCAGCTGGTCGTCAGATGACAGAGACTCCCCCTGACTGTAGAAAGGATCCACCTGCGCCGGAGAAAGGCACCCCTGCTGGAACACTGGACACAGGAAGCCGGGGTCAAGCCGGGGTTCACTTTATAATTACTGAGTCAGTGAGGGGTGTATCAGTACGCACCTGATCCTGGAGTGGAGGCCTGGCGTGCTGAGAGGGGAGACTGCATGACTGGAAAAGACTGAAACGAAACAGAGACCCAATGTTGACATTTATGCCATTTATGTCTTAAGAGATCAGACACCAGCTATGTTTGCATTACAAATTTGTGCAAgtctttgttgatattctgctaatgttgaaaaaacgcaattttgtaaaaattcaTATTAAAATCACCTGTGAAGATGCTTGTTCATGCAACAAGTCagtaaaaatcatggcagcaacaGACGTAAACTTTGtacaaaaaacccaacaacaaactacaaagacgaccacttcctgttgtcttctttgtgatTTTCACTAGTAACAGTCGGATCAGCACTGCTTGACTGGTGTGAAGCGGAAAAAGTCTttccattgcattttttttggagcactttatttgaaagtgctaaGACCGAAAAGGTGGTAAAGAGAAatggaagacatgcggtaaagatcaccaggccgggaatcgaacctgcgatggccacgtcgaggactaagcCTCCTTATGTGAGTTGTGCTTAACctctgcgccaccacagcacaccctcTGTTTCGAAAAACCACCTCATGTAGCCCCctcttttaaaacacaatactTTTCTAAATTGGTTATTTAGAAAAGaatgtgtttccattttgtttccattaagcaaatttcaatttgcgcatcactatggttaatggaaacgcagctgatCTTAGATTAGCCAAATTAAAGCCTTTTTTGCTAACTGCTCTGTTCCAGTTCACCTGGATGTCTCGTCATCCTACTCTTTTACCTGGCTGCGTACAAACCTGCTTGAGTGCACTGAGCGGCGTTCCCATGGTGACCAGGTCGTCGTAGATGCTGCGGACAGGGGGAGCTCCGCTCTTATCTTTTGGCGTGGGGACGACGGGCTGCGGGGCCGAACCTCCTCCACTACTGGCGCTTCCTGAAACAAACCTCCAGATTAACACACAGCCTACCCACcacgacaacaacagcaacatcCAGCGCTGTTCTGCTGACCTCGACTTGCACTCAGGCTCTCTGCGAGGGGCGAGGTCAGGCTGAAAGGGCGGGGCTGTGGGGTGGCCGGTGCCGGCAGGTCACCCATGAGGAAACCGGGGAGAAACTGAGCTCCGGAGGTCGGCTTTGGCGAGGTGGGAGAACCCAGAGTCATCGGTTCAGAGCCCACTGGAAGACAGCAACAGCAGGATGATTACCAAGGGTTATATTCCACAGGAATCTTTCATGTTTTGTAATAATGCAACTTCAGTGTATACCGTTGAAGTTTAACTTGGTAGGCCACAGAGTTGGGTAATAACTATTTAGATTTACAGTAGGAGTGTAAAtctttatggatgcaaactcgactaaaaacccacctgtttagaattgtatttgaaacgtaatcaattacaaatttattgatggaacttgacttaatatcgtgttttgattgttgattctatgttgctttgtgtttctgtgtttgatatgatgtaaagcactttgaaatgccttgctgctgaaatgtgctatacaaataaaacttgattgattgattgatttactcACGTTTAGTAATTCAGTAactgttttgaagaaaaaaaaatctacttttcggagtatttttactaccctgaactttttacttgagtaattttattatgaagtatcacCACTCTGACTTGAGTGAAATTTCTGCATTCTCTACCAactgaatggaaaaacaaaaattcacccaatttttgttaaagttcTTAAtggaagaaactgatttggaaacgtTCTCTCTTGCCTGATTTTCTtattacttatatgaattattttcatacttaaaataccaaaatttccactcaacttcatattttggtctgtctaagtaatttttaaatattaaatgattgataatttcatCACTTGCTCTTCTTGAGTAGACgtttttgtcaaatgtttttactcttacttgagtgacttcttggacggctactttttaatcttacttgagtaaaaacatgttgaagttgttctactcttacttgagtatagTTTTTAGGTACTCCACCTACCTCTGGTAGGCCAACATAAgcactgtgaaaatgtttgtagtCACAAAAAGGAGTGTTTGTGTAAATCTTtatgcaaacacacatttgAAAAGTCACACATGCATTTGTATGCTGCCCCCTTCACTCTGTTGTCTCTAAATGAAATCCAGGGCAACCACAAGTCTAAAGCAGGGTTAAGTCATGAGGAAAGGCGTAATGACTCTCATTCACGCTTTGTTCTAAGTCATTTAAAGAGcagagcaaacatgtggaaggtGATCTGGTTACATTAGACCAAAACCATGTCATAATGGCCTAATCAAAGACCCAATTCCAACTGAGCATGTCCAGACATGAGTGCTTTTGAAAGCAAATGTAGGAAACCAATCAGACTCACTGATAGACGGTAGAACCAAACACTTGAAGCTGCTGTGACTTCAGCCAATGATGGTTCCACACAGAGTAAAGTAGTGACGTAGGGGGCTCAATATTATATACTCACCTCACTTAAGGAAGTCAGTAACATTTCTAACCACCACCGAGttattttaaagctaaatatattGCGCGGAATGATCACAATTACGGtagaaagcaaaaatatcccAAACGAACGAGTGATGGTTAACTGTATGTTTCAAAGCAAGACATAAAGCTACGTTCAGTGTTCTTGAGCACACAACATTAAGTGAAAAACCACTTTAACACTAGCAGAGCGCGCGATGAAGATTGTACAAAAGTTACAGTACCTTGTAActc
This genomic window contains:
- the nup35 gene encoding nucleoporin NUP35, with the protein product MELQVGSEPMTLGSPTSPKPTSGAQFLPGFLMGDLPAPATPQPRPFSLTSPLAESLSASRGSASSGGGSAPQPVVPTPKDKSGAPPVRSIYDDLVTMGTPLSALKQSFPVMQSPLSARQASTPGSVFQQGCLSPAQVDPFYSQGESLSSDDQLDQTWVTVFGFPPASASYILLQFAQYGNILKHTMASPGNWMHLQYQSRLQARKALSKDGKVFGDSIMVGVKPCIDKSVMGSSEAVSPPLSVSSSALPSTPRSAIRPLSASYRSSGSDYQVVTDRQTPRKDDSFVSKAMEYMFGW